A single genomic interval of Rosistilla ulvae harbors:
- a CDS encoding alkaline phosphatase family protein translates to MQIFPRLLCVAAVAAAACCFSALSAHAAGPTKHVVVVSLDGLAAYLVDDPKVPLPTIRRLAREGSIVAGGMIPSNPSVTWPNHTTLVTGARPEKHGVLANGVLVRGPIGVPTTIDSRRDQSDLVRIPTIVDAAHAAGLSTAEINWPCTRGSKSFDDQFPDVPDALQHSTPRLRKELVELGLLVDETDASFRKLSTVGRDYVWTEAACHLIRTRKPNLTLIHLLNVDSVHHNRGPQTPEGYTANAYADMCLARIVAAIDEAGIRDQTTLIVLSDHGFTRTPKAVRPNVLLRQAGLLKAEAGKIREAQVHVVPEGGIGLVYCTNPGEAAQQADAFKKMFVGLEGVADVVLPDGFAEIGLLHPREYNQSPDAVLVAADGYSVSGSVDGETLVASNTEAKTAIGSHGFVSTLPKMKALCLLSGAGIRSGIELPTIENIDIAPTVAKLLELDYPYSDGKPLTAAMK, encoded by the coding sequence ATGCAAATCTTCCCACGCTTGCTTTGTGTCGCAGCGGTCGCCGCTGCGGCCTGCTGTTTCTCTGCTCTATCGGCCCACGCTGCCGGGCCCACTAAACATGTTGTTGTGGTCAGCCTCGATGGGCTCGCCGCCTATCTCGTCGACGACCCCAAAGTGCCCCTGCCCACGATCCGGCGGCTAGCTCGCGAAGGAAGCATCGTCGCCGGCGGCATGATCCCTTCGAACCCGTCGGTCACCTGGCCTAATCACACAACGCTCGTCACCGGTGCCCGTCCCGAGAAGCATGGCGTGTTAGCCAATGGAGTCTTGGTGCGAGGGCCGATCGGTGTGCCGACCACGATCGATTCGCGTCGCGACCAAAGCGATCTCGTCCGAATTCCGACAATCGTCGACGCCGCGCACGCCGCGGGGCTTTCGACCGCTGAGATCAATTGGCCCTGCACGCGTGGTTCGAAATCGTTCGACGATCAATTCCCCGATGTCCCCGACGCGCTGCAGCACAGCACGCCGCGGCTACGCAAAGAACTCGTCGAACTGGGGCTGTTGGTCGACGAGACCGATGCCTCGTTCCGCAAGCTTAGCACCGTCGGCCGCGATTACGTCTGGACCGAAGCCGCTTGCCATCTGATCCGCACGCGGAAGCCGAACCTGACGTTGATCCATCTGTTAAACGTCGACAGCGTCCATCATAACCGGGGCCCTCAAACGCCTGAGGGGTACACCGCCAACGCTTATGCCGACATGTGCCTTGCTAGAATCGTTGCGGCGATCGACGAGGCGGGAATCCGCGATCAAACCACGTTGATCGTCCTTTCGGATCACGGATTCACGAGGACTCCCAAAGCGGTCCGGCCCAACGTCTTGCTGCGTCAGGCGGGGCTATTGAAGGCGGAGGCGGGGAAGATTCGCGAGGCGCAGGTGCATGTCGTTCCCGAGGGAGGCATTGGCCTGGTCTATTGCACCAACCCCGGCGAAGCGGCGCAGCAAGCCGACGCGTTCAAGAAGATGTTCGTCGGTCTCGAAGGCGTCGCCGACGTCGTGCTGCCCGACGGCTTTGCTGAGATCGGTCTGCTGCATCCTCGCGAATACAACCAGTCTCCCGACGCGGTTCTCGTTGCCGCCGATGGCTATTCGGTTTCGGGCTCGGTCGACGGCGAAACGCTTGTCGCCAGCAATACCGAAGCGAAAACAGCGATCGGTTCGCACGGGTTCGTCTCGACGCTGCCGAAGATGAAAGCGCTTTGTCTACTTTCGGGAGCAGGAATCCGCAGCGGTATCGAGCTGCCGACGATCGAAAATATCGACATCGCCCCCACTGTCGCTAAACTGTTGGAGTTGGATTACCCGTACAGCGACGGCAAACCATTGACCGCTGCAATGAAATAG
- a CDS encoding alkaline phosphatase, whose product MPNRFHRILFLELACLLALPLAVRSATAQTPDPIAALQAAAVEARAADWGHWGPDPDSYSSWRSHSNRLIPVYSFGMDMKSVSGAKSVYRDEAAIERLYGQVPEGTLNPEAEYFDQTDVYRLQQAAVDAGKKRVILFVFDGMDWHTTRAAAIAKLGKVAYSEGRGEGLAFLDYRGAKTDYGYFVTSPHNDGTSVSVDKQRVTNPGGKLRGGYDFQRCGDAPWKPITDAEYPIGKSKEQPHAYTDSASSATSLTAGIKTYNNSVNVDAMGREVLPIARTLQEDGFAVGVVTSVPISHATPACAYANNVHRNDYQDITRDQIGRPSIYHPGGLPGLDVLIGCGWGIDTEKDGGQGKNFVPGNKYLTEEDLKAIDVANGGKYVIAQRTPGSEGTEVLSAAVANAIADKNRLFGYFGVGGGHLPYQTADGKYDPVASIGGSKVQKAEAYSEADVSENINLRQMAVAAMEVLDSRSDRWWLMVESGDVDWASHSNNIDNAIGAVHSGDDAFEGVVKWIEENGGWEDTALFLTSDHGHYFQLTQPEALAKTAPTP is encoded by the coding sequence ATGCCCAACCGATTCCATCGCATTTTGTTTCTAGAACTCGCTTGTCTCCTGGCTCTTCCGCTGGCAGTGCGGTCGGCGACCGCTCAAACGCCCGATCCGATCGCTGCCTTGCAAGCGGCAGCGGTTGAAGCACGGGCTGCCGATTGGGGACATTGGGGCCCCGATCCGGACAGCTATTCCAGCTGGCGGAGTCACAGCAACCGGCTGATCCCGGTCTATTCGTTTGGCATGGATATGAAGTCGGTCTCGGGAGCGAAGAGCGTCTACCGCGACGAAGCGGCGATCGAGCGATTGTATGGACAGGTTCCCGAAGGGACGCTGAATCCCGAGGCGGAATACTTCGACCAAACCGACGTCTACCGATTGCAGCAAGCGGCTGTCGACGCCGGGAAGAAACGGGTGATCTTGTTCGTCTTCGATGGGATGGATTGGCACACGACGCGCGCCGCCGCGATCGCAAAGCTTGGCAAAGTTGCCTACAGCGAGGGGCGAGGCGAGGGGCTGGCGTTTCTCGACTACCGCGGTGCGAAAACCGATTACGGCTATTTCGTAACCAGCCCGCACAACGACGGCACTTCGGTGAGCGTCGACAAGCAGCGGGTGACCAATCCCGGTGGGAAACTGCGAGGCGGTTACGACTTCCAACGCTGCGGCGATGCACCTTGGAAACCGATCACCGATGCCGAATATCCGATCGGCAAGAGCAAAGAGCAACCGCACGCCTACACCGATTCGGCTTCTTCGGCGACTTCGCTGACCGCCGGCATCAAGACCTACAACAATTCGGTGAATGTCGATGCGATGGGGCGCGAAGTCCTGCCGATCGCGCGAACCTTGCAAGAGGATGGCTTTGCCGTTGGCGTCGTGACCAGCGTTCCGATCAGCCATGCGACACCCGCATGTGCTTACGCTAACAACGTCCATCGCAACGACTACCAAGACATCACCCGCGATCAGATCGGCCGTCCATCGATCTATCATCCCGGCGGCCTTCCAGGGCTGGACGTTTTGATTGGATGCGGTTGGGGGATCGACACCGAGAAAGATGGTGGCCAGGGAAAGAACTTCGTCCCGGGGAACAAATACCTGACCGAAGAGGACCTGAAGGCGATCGATGTTGCCAACGGCGGTAAATACGTGATCGCTCAGCGAACCCCGGGCTCCGAGGGGACCGAGGTTTTGTCGGCTGCCGTTGCAAACGCGATCGCCGATAAGAACCGACTGTTCGGCTATTTCGGCGTCGGCGGAGGCCATCTTCCGTATCAGACCGCCGATGGAAAGTACGATCCGGTCGCCAGCATCGGTGGCAGCAAGGTCCAAAAAGCGGAGGCCTACAGCGAAGCGGACGTGAGCGAAAACATCAACCTGCGGCAGATGGCCGTTGCCGCGATGGAAGTGCTCGATTCGCGCAGCGACCGCTGGTGGTTGATGGTTGAATCGGGAGACGTCGACTGGGCCAGCCACTCCAACAACATCGACAACGCGATCGGCGCGGTCCACAGCGGCGACGATGCCTTCGAAGGCGTGGTCAAGTGGATCGAAGAGAACGGCGGATGGGAAGACACCGCTCTGTTCTTAACCTCCGACCACGGACACTATTTTCAGTTGACGCAGCCCGAAGCGTTGGCGAAAACAGCTCCAACGCCGTAG
- a CDS encoding dihydrodipicolinate synthase family protein, whose product MTVKPGRDLFCGCMPALMTTCDSVGNPDFDALVRKGQQLIDAGMCAVVYCGSMGDWPLLTDQQRQEGVRRLTEAGVPVVVGTGAQNPKLAAAHAAHAQEVGAAGLMLIPRVLSRGNSAAAQRHHFTDILRAADRLPAVIYNSPYYGFQTRADLFFELRREHPNLVGFKEFGGAESLSYAAEHITSGNPELALMVGVDTQVFHGFVRCGAVGAITGVGNALPKQVLRLIELCRAAAAGDVDARRLALELDGAMAVLSKFDEGPDLVLYYKYLMVLEGDSEYEHHFNSHDALSDSQRALIHEQWTLFKSWWNNWPGAKQ is encoded by the coding sequence ATGACAGTGAAGCCTGGTCGAGATCTATTTTGTGGCTGCATGCCCGCCCTGATGACGACCTGCGATTCCGTGGGCAATCCCGACTTTGACGCCTTGGTCCGCAAGGGGCAGCAATTGATCGACGCGGGAATGTGTGCGGTCGTCTACTGCGGATCGATGGGCGATTGGCCTCTGCTGACCGATCAGCAGCGTCAGGAAGGCGTCCGTCGGCTGACCGAAGCGGGCGTTCCCGTCGTCGTCGGCACCGGTGCTCAAAATCCCAAGCTCGCCGCCGCGCACGCCGCCCATGCCCAAGAGGTTGGTGCGGCTGGATTGATGCTGATCCCACGCGTCTTATCGCGAGGCAATTCCGCGGCGGCTCAGAGGCATCACTTTACCGACATCCTTCGCGCGGCCGATCGGTTGCCTGCGGTGATCTATAACAGTCCGTATTACGGGTTCCAGACGCGAGCCGATTTGTTTTTCGAACTCCGTCGCGAGCACCCTAACCTCGTCGGGTTCAAGGAGTTTGGTGGCGCCGAATCGCTCAGCTACGCCGCCGAGCATATCACCAGCGGCAATCCCGAACTGGCCTTGATGGTCGGCGTCGACACGCAGGTCTTCCACGGATTTGTTCGCTGCGGTGCCGTCGGGGCGATCACCGGCGTCGGCAACGCGCTGCCGAAACAGGTGCTGCGATTGATCGAACTCTGCCGCGCTGCCGCGGCGGGAGATGTCGACGCGCGGCGATTGGCACTGGAACTGGACGGCGCGATGGCGGTGCTGTCGAAGTTCGACGAAGGCCCCGATCTGGTTCTGTACTACAAATATCTGATGGTGCTGGAAGGTGATTCGGAATACGAACATCATTTCAATTCGCACGACGCGCTCAGCGACAGCCAACGCGCGTTGATCCATGAACAGTGGACGCTGTTTAAGAGCTGGTGGAACAACTGGCCCGGCGCGAAACAATGA
- a CDS encoding proline racemase family protein, whose translation MNVDAAAIRVIDSHTGGEPTRLVVEGGPDLGGGPLPQRVERFRREADHFRTMMLAEPRGFDAMVGALLCEPSDPGCAAAVIFFNNRGYLGMCGHGAIGVVATLAFMGRIAPGRHLLETPVGIVAVELISPNRVAIENVPSYRLRKSVSVEVPGIGTVRGDIAWGGNWFYLVESSPLPVVAENIDRLSDIALRIRKALVAANITGADGAEIDHIELFGPPSVSDAHSRNFVLCPGGAYDRSPCGTGTSAKLACLAADGKLAPEVPWIQESIIGSRFTASYRSADDNRIVPRIVGEAYVYGETRFIAQPGDPFPYGIATA comes from the coding sequence ATGAACGTTGACGCTGCTGCGATCCGAGTGATCGACTCGCATACCGGTGGCGAACCGACGCGTTTGGTCGTCGAGGGAGGACCTGATCTTGGCGGCGGGCCGTTGCCGCAGCGAGTGGAACGCTTTCGTCGCGAAGCCGATCATTTTCGGACGATGATGTTGGCCGAACCGCGTGGCTTCGACGCGATGGTCGGAGCGTTGTTGTGCGAACCGAGCGATCCCGGTTGTGCTGCGGCCGTGATCTTCTTCAACAACCGCGGCTATCTGGGGATGTGTGGCCACGGGGCGATCGGTGTCGTGGCGACGCTGGCGTTCATGGGCCGGATCGCGCCGGGGCGGCATTTGTTAGAGACGCCAGTCGGAATCGTCGCCGTCGAATTGATCAGTCCCAACCGCGTCGCGATCGAAAACGTTCCCAGCTACCGTTTGCGCAAATCGGTCTCGGTCGAAGTCCCGGGGATCGGAACCGTCCGCGGCGACATCGCCTGGGGCGGCAACTGGTTCTATCTTGTCGAATCGTCGCCGCTACCGGTGGTGGCTGAAAACATCGATCGCTTGTCGGACATCGCGCTACGGATTCGCAAGGCCTTGGTGGCGGCGAATATTACCGGAGCTGACGGAGCGGAGATCGACCACATCGAACTGTTCGGGCCGCCGTCGGTTTCGGACGCCCACAGCCGCAACTTTGTCTTATGCCCCGGCGGTGCCTACGATCGATCGCCTTGCGGAACGGGAACGAGTGCGAAACTCGCCTGCTTGGCGGCCGATGGGAAACTGGCTCCCGAGGTGCCGTGGATTCAGGAGAGCATCATCGGCAGCCGCTTCACCGCATCGTACCGCTCCGCCGACGACAACCGCATCGTTCCGCGGATCGTTGGCGAAGCTTATGTCTACGGCGAGACGCGGTTTATCGCTCAGCCGGGCGATCCGTTTCCCTACGGAATCGCGACGGCTTAA
- a CDS encoding outer membrane protein assembly factor BamB family protein, whose protein sequence is MFYPSKLPTYTLSAAAAAEVLMIRSSSRLCLIVSSLVFAFWASSDSNAQDWTRFHGPNGSGYIADGKIPDSWTADDEAWSAELPGGGISSPVAWGDKVFLLAADPKTAVRHVLAYQLSSGKQLWDNTFDSVPHHLHKRNRFAASTPCCDEKFVYVAWSEPQHTTVSCLTHEGELVWQRDLGRWQSQHGFATSPMLYEDFVIVFDSQQARQLKPGETAGESKMVALNRQTGQMVWETPLETTNVCYGTPCVYQPAGGAAQLVDANTGNGLFGLDPKTGKMLWNMKVFRSRCCSSPVVAGDLVLGSAGSGGGGNHLVAVRPGEEPTEAYRVERGAPYVPTSVVVGDMAFLCGDNGVATCIDVNSGEPHWTRRIGGTISSSPIVVGDKLLTIDMDGKATVLRAGKNFEKLGTADLHGNVQATPAYTQGYLLLRSENRLTAIGPKRL, encoded by the coding sequence TTGTTCTATCCCTCCAAATTGCCTACCTACACGCTTTCCGCCGCTGCTGCCGCCGAGGTTCTGATGATCCGTTCGTCCTCACGTCTTTGTCTCATTGTTTCCAGTTTGGTCTTCGCATTCTGGGCCAGCTCCGATTCCAACGCCCAGGACTGGACGCGATTTCACGGCCCCAACGGTTCCGGCTACATCGCCGATGGCAAGATCCCCGATTCCTGGACTGCCGATGACGAGGCTTGGTCGGCGGAGCTGCCCGGCGGCGGGATCAGTTCGCCTGTCGCTTGGGGCGACAAGGTCTTTCTGCTGGCCGCCGATCCCAAGACGGCGGTTCGGCATGTGCTGGCATATCAGCTGAGCAGCGGAAAGCAGCTGTGGGACAACACTTTCGATTCGGTGCCGCATCATTTGCACAAGCGGAATCGGTTTGCGGCCAGCACGCCCTGCTGCGATGAAAAGTTTGTCTACGTTGCCTGGTCCGAGCCGCAGCATACGACGGTCAGTTGTCTAACGCACGAAGGAGAGTTGGTTTGGCAGCGAGACCTGGGGCGTTGGCAGAGTCAGCATGGGTTTGCGACCTCGCCGATGCTGTACGAAGACTTTGTTATCGTCTTCGATTCGCAGCAAGCCAGACAACTGAAGCCCGGGGAGACGGCGGGGGAGAGCAAGATGGTCGCTCTGAACCGGCAGACGGGCCAGATGGTTTGGGAGACGCCGCTGGAGACGACGAACGTCTGCTATGGCACTCCGTGTGTCTATCAACCTGCGGGCGGGGCGGCTCAATTGGTCGACGCCAACACCGGCAACGGCTTGTTCGGACTTGATCCGAAGACGGGCAAAATGCTCTGGAATATGAAAGTCTTCCGCTCGCGTTGCTGCAGCAGTCCGGTGGTAGCGGGAGATCTTGTGCTTGGCAGCGCTGGCAGCGGTGGCGGCGGCAATCACCTGGTCGCCGTGCGACCTGGCGAAGAACCGACCGAAGCCTATCGGGTGGAGCGGGGCGCTCCGTATGTTCCCACTTCGGTGGTCGTTGGCGACATGGCGTTTCTTTGTGGTGACAACGGCGTAGCAACGTGCATCGATGTGAACAGTGGCGAACCGCATTGGACGCGTCGCATCGGCGGGACGATCTCGTCCTCTCCGATCGTGGTCGGCGACAAACTGTTGACGATCGATATGGACGGCAAAGCGACGGTTTTGCGAGCGGGCAAGAATTTTGAGAAGCTTGGCACGGCTGACCTGCATGGCAACGTGCAAGCGACGCCAGCTTACACGCAAGGCTATCTGTTGTTGCGGTCGGAGAACCGGCTGACGGCGATCGGGCCCAAGCGATTGTAG